A portion of the Enterobacter sp. SA187 genome contains these proteins:
- the mscK gene encoding mechanosensitive channel MscK, which yields MLHTIRPQNPISAFAFALCLFVASFCVTINVAQAATDLPSRAETQSRLDALNKQKTHSPQDKLVIEDLTETLDTLDKIERIKQETALLKQKVAQAPEKLRQATEGLNALNDKDNDDETRKTLAALSLRQLESRVAQVLDDLQTAQNDLSTYNSQLVSLQTQPERVQNAMYAASQELQQIRNRLNGTMTGEGALRPTQQELLMAQQALLNAQIEQQRKSLEGNTTLQDTLQKQRDYVTANSNLLEHQLQLLQDAVNNKRLTLTEKTAQEAVNPDETARIQANPLVKQELDINHQLSQRLIDATESGNALVQQNIKVKNWLDRALQSERNVKEQIAVLKGSLLLSRILYQQQQTLPSADELEDMTNRIADLRLEQFEINQQRDALFQNDAFVSKLEEGHQSEVNDEVHDALLQVVDMRRELLDQLNKQLGNQLMMAINLQVNQQQLMSVSKSLQEILTQQIFWINSNKPMDWEWLKAFPEALKEQIKSTKITVNWEKAWPAVAIALLAGLPLLLIAGLIRWRLRWLKQYQAKLADEVGQLRNDSQLHTPKAILIDLIRALPVCMLILAAGLILLTMQLNISELLWAFSKKLALYWLVFGLCWKVLEKDGVAVKHFNMPPALTSHWRRQIVRLSLALLPLHFWSVVSELSPLHLMDDVIGQVVILLNLLVISALIWPMFRESWHDKESHSIRLITITVLSIVPVALMVLTATGYFYTTLRLSGRWIETVYLVIIWNLLYQTVLRGLSVAARRIAYRRALARRQNLVKEGAEGAEPQEEPTMALEQINQQTLRITMLVMIALFGVVFWAIWSDLITVFAYLDSITLWHYNGSEAGVNVVKNVTMGSLLFAVIALVVAWALIRNLPGLLEVLVLSRLKMRQGASYAITQILNYVIIAVGAMTVFGSLGVSWDKLQWLAAALSVGLGFGLQEIFGNFVSGLIILFERPVRIGDTVTIGTFSGTVSKIRIRATTITDFDRKEVIIPNKAFVTERLINWSLSDTITRVVVRLGVAYGSDLEKVKEVLLKAAMEHPKVMHDPEPAVFFTTFGPSTLDHELRLYVRELRDRSYTVDELNRTIDRLCRENGIDIAFNQLEVHLRNTKGDEHTEVKRDLSGDNSAPGIA from the coding sequence ATGCTGCACACCATACGCCCGCAAAACCCGATTTCCGCGTTTGCCTTTGCGCTGTGTTTATTCGTCGCGTCATTTTGCGTCACGATAAACGTAGCCCAGGCCGCAACCGATCTGCCTTCCCGTGCCGAAACGCAAAGTCGGCTGGATGCGCTGAACAAGCAAAAAACCCACAGCCCGCAGGATAAACTGGTCATTGAAGATCTGACCGAAACCCTGGACACGCTTGATAAAATCGAGCGTATCAAACAGGAAACGGCGCTGCTGAAACAGAAAGTCGCCCAGGCCCCGGAAAAACTCCGTCAGGCGACGGAAGGGCTGAACGCGTTAAACGATAAAGACAATGACGACGAAACGCGTAAAACCCTGGCCGCGCTGTCGTTGCGTCAGCTGGAATCCCGCGTTGCTCAGGTGCTGGATGATTTGCAGACGGCGCAAAACGATCTCTCCACCTATAACAGCCAGCTGGTGTCTTTACAGACACAGCCGGAGCGGGTGCAGAACGCCATGTATGCCGCCTCCCAGGAGTTGCAGCAGATCCGCAACCGTCTGAACGGCACCATGACCGGAGAAGGGGCGCTGCGTCCTACGCAGCAAGAGTTGCTGATGGCGCAACAGGCACTGCTGAACGCGCAAATTGAGCAGCAGCGGAAAAGCCTCGAAGGGAATACCACACTGCAGGATACGCTGCAAAAACAGCGCGATTACGTCACCGCCAACAGTAATCTGCTGGAGCATCAGCTACAGCTGTTACAGGATGCGGTCAATAATAAGCGCCTGACGCTTACCGAAAAAACCGCCCAGGAAGCCGTCAACCCGGACGAAACCGCCCGTATCCAGGCGAATCCGCTGGTGAAACAGGAGCTTGATATTAACCATCAGCTCAGCCAGCGGCTGATTGATGCCACCGAAAGCGGCAACGCACTGGTGCAGCAAAATATCAAAGTCAAAAACTGGCTCGATCGCGCCCTGCAATCCGAACGCAACGTCAAAGAGCAGATCGCGGTGCTGAAAGGCAGTCTGCTGTTATCCCGCATTCTGTATCAGCAGCAACAGACGCTGCCGTCAGCGGATGAGCTGGAAGACATGACCAACCGCATCGCGGATTTGCGTCTGGAACAGTTTGAAATCAACCAGCAACGTGACGCGCTGTTCCAGAACGACGCCTTTGTGTCGAAGCTGGAAGAGGGCCACCAGAGCGAGGTGAATGATGAAGTGCATGACGCGCTGCTTCAGGTGGTGGATATGCGTCGTGAGCTTCTCGATCAGCTGAACAAGCAGCTGGGCAATCAGCTGATGATGGCGATTAACCTCCAGGTGAATCAGCAGCAGCTGATGAGCGTCTCCAAAAGCCTGCAGGAAATCCTTACCCAGCAAATATTCTGGATCAACAGTAATAAGCCGATGGACTGGGAGTGGCTTAAAGCCTTCCCCGAAGCGCTGAAAGAGCAGATCAAATCGACCAAAATCACCGTTAACTGGGAAAAAGCCTGGCCTGCGGTGGCTATCGCGCTGCTCGCCGGATTGCCGCTGCTGCTGATTGCCGGTCTGATCCGCTGGCGTCTGCGCTGGCTGAAACAGTATCAGGCGAAGCTCGCGGATGAAGTGGGACAGCTGCGTAACGACAGCCAGCTGCATACGCCAAAGGCCATTCTTATCGATCTGATCCGTGCCCTGCCGGTATGCATGCTGATCCTCGCCGCTGGCCTGATCCTGCTCACCATGCAGCTCAATATCAGCGAACTGCTGTGGGCGTTCAGTAAAAAACTGGCGCTTTACTGGCTGGTATTCGGCCTGTGCTGGAAAGTGCTGGAAAAAGACGGCGTCGCCGTGAAGCATTTCAACATGCCTCCCGCGCTCACCAGCCACTGGCGTCGGCAGATTGTGCGGTTAAGCCTCGCTCTGCTGCCGCTGCATTTCTGGTCGGTGGTATCGGAACTGTCACCGCTGCACCTGATGGATGATGTGATAGGGCAGGTGGTGATTTTGCTTAACCTGCTGGTTATCTCCGCGCTGATCTGGCCGATGTTTCGCGAAAGCTGGCACGATAAAGAGTCGCACAGCATTCGTCTGATCACCATTACCGTGCTGTCGATTGTGCCGGTGGCGTTGATGGTGCTGACGGCCACGGGCTATTTCTATACCACGCTGCGCCTCTCCGGCCGCTGGATCGAAACCGTCTACCTGGTGATTATCTGGAACCTGCTGTACCAGACCGTCCTGCGCGGTTTAAGCGTGGCGGCCCGCCGTATCGCCTATCGTCGGGCGCTGGCGCGTCGACAGAATCTGGTGAAAGAGGGCGCAGAAGGAGCCGAGCCGCAGGAAGAGCCGACCATGGCGCTGGAGCAGATCAACCAGCAAACCCTGCGTATCACCATGCTGGTGATGATTGCGCTGTTCGGCGTGGTGTTCTGGGCGATCTGGTCTGATTTAATCACCGTCTTCGCTTATCTCGACAGCATTACGCTGTGGCATTACAACGGCAGCGAAGCGGGCGTTAACGTGGTGAAAAACGTCACCATGGGCAGTCTGCTGTTTGCCGTCATTGCGCTGGTGGTGGCCTGGGCGCTGATCCGCAACCTGCCGGGGCTGCTGGAAGTGCTGGTGCTCTCACGGCTGAAAATGCGCCAGGGCGCGTCCTACGCCATCACGCAGATCCTTAATTACGTGATCATCGCCGTCGGCGCGATGACGGTCTTCGGCTCGCTCGGCGTGTCGTGGGATAAACTGCAATGGCTTGCCGCGGCGCTCTCGGTCGGTCTGGGTTTTGGTTTGCAGGAGATCTTCGGTAACTTCGTCTCCGGTCTGATCATTCTGTTCGAACGTCCGGTGCGCATTGGCGATACCGTGACTATCGGCACCTTCTCCGGTACGGTCAGTAAGATCCGCATTCGCGCCACCACCATTACCGATTTTGATCGTAAAGAGGTGATCATCCCGAACAAAGCCTTTGTGACCGAGCGGCTGATCAACTGGTCGCTGTCCGATACCATCACCCGCGTGGTGGTGCGTCTTGGCGTGGCTTACGGCTCGGATCTGGAGAAGGTCAAAGAGGTGTTGCTGAAAGCGGCGATGGAGCATCCGAAAGTGATGCACGATCCGGAACCGGCAGTGTTCTTCACCACCTTCGGGCCGAGCACGCTGGATCACGAACTGCGTCTGTACGTGCGTGAACTGCGCGACCGCAGCTACACCGTGGATGAGCTGAACCGCACTATTGACCGCCTGTGCCGTGAAAACGGCATCGACATCGCCTTTAACCAGCTGGAAGTCCACCTGCGTAATACCAAAGGCGACGAGCATACCGAAGTGAAACGTGATCTGAGCGGTGATAATTCCGCGCCAGGCATCGCCTGA
- the apt gene encoding adenine phosphoribosyltransferase, which yields MTATAQQLEYLKDSIKSIQDYPKPGILFRDVTSLLEDPKAYALSIELLVERYKDAGITKVVGTEARGFLFGAPVALALGVGFVPVRKPRKLPRETIAESYELEYGTDQLEIHVDAIKPGDKVLVVDDLLATGGTIEATVKLIRRLGGDVTDAAFIINLFDIGGEQRLEKQGIKCFSLVPFPGH from the coding sequence ATGACCGCGACTGCGCAGCAGCTTGAATATTTAAAAGACAGCATCAAAAGCATCCAGGATTATCCGAAACCGGGCATCCTGTTCCGTGATGTCACCAGTTTGCTGGAAGACCCGAAAGCCTACGCCCTCAGCATTGAACTGCTGGTTGAGCGTTATAAGGATGCCGGTATCACCAAAGTTGTTGGTACTGAAGCCCGCGGCTTCCTGTTCGGCGCACCAGTTGCGCTGGCGCTGGGCGTTGGTTTCGTCCCGGTGCGTAAGCCCCGTAAACTGCCGCGTGAAACCATCGCGGAAAGCTATGAGCTGGAATACGGCACCGATCAGTTAGAGATCCACGTCGATGCCATCAAGCCTGGCGACAAAGTGCTGGTGGTGGACGATCTGCTGGCGACCGGCGGCACCATCGAAGCCACCGTGAAGCTGATCCGCCGTCTGGGCGGCGACGTCACAGACGCGGCCTTTATCATTAACCTGTTTGATATCGGCGGCGAGCAGCGCCTTGAAAAACAGGGTATTAAATGCTTTAGCCTGGTGCCATTCCCGGGTCACTAA
- a CDS encoding DUF454 family protein: protein MQRTILIIIGWLAVVLGTLGVVLPLLPTTPFILLAAWCFARSSPRFHQWLLYRSWFGGYLRHWQKYRAMPPGAKPRAIVVILLTFALSLWLVKLMWVRILLLCILACLLIFMWRIPVVDEKQQNQ, encoded by the coding sequence ATGCAACGCACTATTTTAATCATCATCGGCTGGCTGGCGGTAGTCCTGGGGACGCTGGGCGTCGTGCTGCCGCTGTTACCCACTACGCCTTTTATCCTGCTTGCCGCCTGGTGCTTTGCCCGCTCCTCGCCGCGCTTTCACCAGTGGCTGCTTTATCGGTCATGGTTTGGCGGCTATCTGCGGCACTGGCAGAAGTACCGCGCGATGCCGCCGGGCGCGAAGCCCCGCGCAATCGTGGTGATCCTGCTCACCTTTGCGCTGTCATTATGGCTGGTAAAGCTGATGTGGGTACGCATTTTGTTGTTATGCATCCTCGCCTGCCTGCTGATTTTTATGTGGCGCATCCCGGTGGTTGACGAAAAACAACAAAATCAGTGA
- the acrA gene encoding multidrug efflux RND transporter periplasmic adaptor subunit AcrA, with amino-acid sequence MNKNRGFTPLAVVLMLSGSLALTGCDDKPAQQQGAGQAPEVGIVTLKSEPLQITTELPGRTSAYRIAEVRPQVSGIILKRNFTEGSDIEAGVSLYQIDPATYQASYESAKGDLAKAQAAAKIAQVTLNRYQKLIGTNYISQQDLDTAQADAMQANAAVVAAKAAVETARINLAYTKVTSPISGRIGKSAVTEGALVQSGQTTALATVQQLDPIYVDVTQSSNDFLRLRQELESGKLKQENGKAKVELITSDGEKLPQTGTLEFSDVTVDQTTGSITLRAIFPNPNHSLLPGMFVRARLEEGVNPNALLVPQQGVTRTPRGDASVMVVGEGDKVEQRQITATQAIGDKWLVTDGLKTGDRVIVTGLQKVRPGAQVKVQEVKAETKEQAAGGAQSEQPKS; translated from the coding sequence ATGAACAAAAACAGAGGGTTCACGCCTCTGGCGGTCGTTCTGATGCTTTCAGGCAGCTTAGCGCTTACAGGATGTGATGATAAACCGGCTCAGCAACAAGGTGCCGGACAGGCGCCAGAAGTTGGGATTGTGACACTCAAATCTGAACCTCTGCAAATCACCACTGAATTGCCTGGCCGTACCAGCGCGTATCGCATCGCGGAAGTCAGACCTCAGGTCAGCGGCATTATCTTAAAACGTAACTTCACCGAAGGTAGCGATATCGAAGCGGGCGTCTCGCTTTATCAGATTGATCCAGCCACCTATCAGGCCTCTTATGAGAGCGCCAAAGGCGATCTGGCGAAAGCGCAGGCCGCAGCGAAAATTGCTCAGGTTACCCTTAACCGTTATCAGAAACTGATTGGCACCAACTACATCAGTCAACAGGATCTGGATACGGCGCAGGCTGATGCGATGCAGGCCAATGCCGCTGTCGTGGCCGCGAAAGCTGCCGTTGAAACCGCGCGTATTAACCTCGCTTATACCAAAGTCACCTCCCCTATCAGCGGTCGTATTGGTAAATCCGCCGTAACGGAAGGCGCGCTGGTGCAGAGCGGTCAAACTACCGCGCTGGCTACCGTACAGCAGCTGGATCCGATTTATGTGGATGTCACCCAGTCGAGCAACGATTTCCTGCGTCTGAGGCAGGAGCTGGAAAGCGGCAAGCTGAAACAGGAAAACGGCAAGGCGAAAGTGGAACTTATCACCAGCGACGGTGAAAAACTGCCGCAAACCGGTACCCTCGAGTTCTCTGACGTGACCGTTGACCAGACCACCGGCTCTATTACGCTACGTGCTATTTTCCCGAACCCGAATCATTCCCTGCTGCCGGGTATGTTCGTACGCGCTCGTCTTGAAGAAGGTGTTAACCCGAATGCGCTGCTGGTGCCTCAACAGGGCGTAACCCGTACGCCACGCGGCGATGCGAGCGTGATGGTGGTTGGCGAAGGCGACAAAGTTGAACAGCGCCAGATCACCGCCACGCAGGCGATTGGGGATAAATGGCTGGTTACCGATGGCCTGAAAACGGGCGATCGCGTCATCGTCACCGGATTACAAAAAGTTCGTCCTGGCGCTCAGGTAAAAGTGCAGGAAGTGAAGGCTGAGACGAAAGAGCAAGCCGCAGGCGGCGCCCAGTCAGAACAGCCTAAGTCTTAA
- the rsmS gene encoding pleiotropic regulatory protein RsmS, whose translation MSLENAPDDIKLAVDLIMLLEEHAIPPDTVLKALEIVRRDFEKKVAASAATE comes from the coding sequence ATGTCATTAGAGAATGCCCCGGACGACATTAAACTGGCGGTGGATTTGATTATGCTGCTGGAAGAACACGCCATTCCGCCGGATACAGTGCTGAAAGCGCTGGAGATCGTACGCCGGGATTTTGAGAAGAAAGTGGCGGCAAGCGCCGCCACAGAGTGA
- the acrR gene encoding multidrug efflux transporter transcriptional repressor AcrR, with protein MARKTKQQALETRQHILDVAMRLFSQQGVSSTSLAEIAQAAGVTRGAIYWHFKNKSDLFGEIWELSESSISDLELEYQAKFPDDPLSVLREILVYILEATVIEERRRLMMEIIYHKCEFVGEMAIVQQAQRSLCLESYDRIEQNLKRCIQAKMLPADLLTRRAAILMRSYISGIMENWLLAPQSFDLKKEARDYVAILLEMFQFCPTMCKAPGTLSA; from the coding sequence ATGGCACGAAAAACCAAACAACAAGCGTTAGAAACACGTCAGCACATTCTTGACGTGGCAATGCGATTGTTCTCTCAGCAAGGTGTCTCTTCAACCTCGCTGGCTGAAATTGCGCAGGCGGCGGGTGTGACACGCGGCGCGATTTATTGGCACTTCAAAAATAAGTCAGACTTATTTGGTGAAATTTGGGAGCTGTCAGAGTCCAGCATTAGCGATCTTGAGCTTGAGTATCAGGCAAAATTCCCGGACGATCCACTCTCAGTTTTGCGGGAAATCCTGGTTTATATTCTGGAGGCGACAGTTATTGAAGAGCGCCGTCGGCTAATGATGGAAATCATTTATCACAAGTGTGAGTTTGTCGGTGAAATGGCAATTGTGCAACAGGCACAGCGCAGTTTATGTCTTGAAAGTTACGATCGTATTGAGCAAAACCTTAAGCGCTGCATACAAGCGAAAATGTTACCGGCAGATCTGCTGACCCGTCGGGCGGCGATCCTGATGCGCAGTTATATTTCCGGCATTATGGAAAACTGGCTGCTCGCGCCACAATCCTTTGATCTCAAAAAAGAAGCGCGGGATTACGTGGCGATTTTGCTGGAGATGTTCCAGTTCTGCCCGACGATGTGTAAAGCGCCCGGCACTCTGTCCGCTTAA
- the priC gene encoding primosomal replication protein N'': MKTVRLLQTLAEQLAALRMQVAPLAGHATVSARFDRQLFRTRSTLMSACLEEAEANLAALRHAVEKAQLAQVSWLAEHLSAQIAALMRETATWSLRQWDHAAPGIAKWQRRRLQHQEFERRLIEMKQTREARCRAAVDTAEQQKLQQEIVALQGRLSRCQTALHRIESVLARMTR, from the coding sequence GTGAAAACGGTTCGACTTTTACAGACGCTCGCTGAGCAACTGGCGGCATTACGGATGCAGGTTGCGCCCCTTGCCGGCCATGCCACCGTCAGCGCGCGCTTCGATCGCCAGCTTTTCCGCACGCGCAGCACGCTGATGTCCGCCTGTCTTGAGGAGGCGGAAGCCAATCTCGCCGCCCTTCGCCATGCGGTGGAGAAAGCGCAGCTGGCTCAGGTGAGCTGGCTGGCGGAGCATCTCAGCGCGCAAATTGCCGCCCTGATGCGCGAAACCGCCACCTGGTCGCTCAGGCAGTGGGATCATGCGGCGCCGGGGATCGCAAAATGGCAGCGCCGCCGTTTGCAGCATCAGGAATTTGAGCGCCGTCTGATCGAAATGAAACAGACACGGGAAGCGCGATGCCGCGCAGCCGTCGATACGGCAGAACAGCAGAAACTGCAACAGGAGATCGTGGCGCTGCAAGGCCGGCTGTCCCGCTGTCAGACTGCATTACATCGTATTGAGTCCGTGCTGGCACGGATGACCCGCTAA
- the acrB gene encoding multidrug efflux RND transporter permease subunit AcrB, with product MPNFFIDRPIFAWVLAIIVMLAGGLAIMQLPVAQYPTIAPPAVTVSANYPGADAKTVQDTVTQVIEQNMNGIDGLMYMSSNSDSTGSVQITLTFESGTDADIAQVQVQNKLQLAMPLLPQEVQQQGVSVQKSASSFLMVVGVINTDGSMTQEDISDYVAANMQDPISRTNGVGDVQLFGSQYAMRIWMDPTKLNNFQLTPVDVINAIKAQNAQVAAGQLGGTPPVKGQQLNASIIAQTRLTSTEEFGKILLKVNPDGSQVRLKDVSRIELGGENYDIIARFNNQPASGLGIKLATGANALDTANAVRAELERMKETFPAGLEVVYPYDTTPFVKISINEVVKTLVEAIVLVFIVMYLFLQNFRATLIPTIAVPVVLLGTFAILSAFGYSINTLTMFGMVLAIGLLVDDAIVVVENVERVMTEEGLPPKEATRKSMGQIQGALVGIAMVLSAVFIPMAFFGGSTGAIYRQFSITIVSAMALSVLVALILTPALCATMLKPVAKGDHGEGKKGFFGWFNRMFDKSTNHYTDSIGNILRSTGRYLLLYIIIVIGMAYLFVRLPSSFLPDEDQGVFLTMVQLPAGATQERTQKVLDEVTDYYLKNEKANVNSVFAVNGFGFAGRGQNTGIAFVSLKEWGERPGDENKVDAITGRAMGTFSQIKDAMVFAFNLPAIVDLGTATGFDFQLIDQGGLGHEKLTQARNQLLGEVGKRSDVLVGVRPNGLEDTPQFKIDIDQEKAQALGVSISDINTTLGAAWGGSYVNDFIDRGRVKKVYVMSEAKYRMLPEDIGNWYVRGNEGQMVPLNAFATTHWEYGSPRLERYNGLPSMEILGEAAPGKSTGEAMDLMEELAGKLPAGIGYDWTGMSYQERLSGNQAPALYAISLIVVFLCLAALYESWSIPFSVMLVVPLGVLGALLAATFRGLGNDVYFQVGLLTTIGLSAKNAILIVEFAKDLMEKEGKGLIEATMEAVRMRLRPILMTSLAFILGVMPLVISSGAGSGAQNAVGTGVMGGMVTATVLAIFFVPVFFVVVRRRFSRKSEDIEHSHKVEHH from the coding sequence ATGCCTAATTTCTTTATCGATCGCCCCATATTTGCATGGGTGTTGGCGATCATCGTCATGCTGGCCGGGGGGCTTGCGATTATGCAGTTGCCGGTAGCGCAATATCCTACGATTGCGCCGCCTGCTGTAACTGTATCCGCAAACTACCCTGGCGCTGACGCTAAAACGGTGCAGGATACCGTAACCCAGGTTATCGAACAGAACATGAACGGTATCGATGGCCTGATGTACATGTCCTCAAACAGTGACTCCACCGGTTCGGTGCAGATCACCCTGACCTTTGAATCCGGTACTGACGCAGACATTGCACAGGTTCAGGTGCAGAACAAACTGCAGCTGGCGATGCCGCTGCTGCCGCAGGAAGTTCAGCAGCAGGGTGTAAGCGTACAAAAATCAGCGAGTAGCTTCCTGATGGTGGTCGGGGTGATTAACACCGATGGCTCCATGACCCAGGAAGATATTTCTGACTATGTTGCCGCCAACATGCAGGATCCGATCAGCCGTACTAACGGCGTGGGCGACGTTCAGCTCTTTGGTTCGCAATATGCGATGCGTATCTGGATGGATCCGACCAAACTGAACAACTTCCAGTTAACGCCGGTTGATGTCATTAACGCCATCAAAGCGCAAAACGCCCAGGTGGCAGCAGGTCAGTTAGGCGGTACCCCGCCGGTGAAAGGGCAGCAGCTTAATGCCTCTATCATTGCGCAGACGCGTCTGACCTCGACGGAAGAGTTTGGCAAGATCCTGCTAAAAGTGAATCCGGATGGCTCGCAGGTGCGTCTGAAAGACGTCTCTCGTATTGAGTTGGGCGGTGAAAACTACGATATTATCGCGCGCTTTAACAACCAGCCGGCTTCCGGTCTGGGGATTAAACTTGCCACCGGTGCGAACGCCCTGGATACGGCAAACGCGGTACGTGCTGAACTGGAACGCATGAAAGAGACGTTCCCGGCCGGTCTGGAAGTGGTTTATCCGTATGACACTACGCCGTTCGTAAAAATCTCCATTAACGAAGTGGTTAAAACCCTGGTCGAAGCGATCGTGCTGGTGTTCATCGTGATGTATCTGTTCCTGCAGAACTTCCGCGCCACGCTGATCCCGACCATTGCCGTACCTGTTGTATTGCTGGGGACCTTCGCGATCCTCTCCGCCTTTGGCTATTCGATAAACACCCTGACGATGTTCGGCATGGTGCTGGCGATAGGCCTGCTTGTGGATGACGCCATCGTGGTGGTGGAAAACGTCGAACGTGTAATGACCGAAGAGGGTCTGCCGCCCAAAGAAGCCACGCGTAAGTCCATGGGCCAGATCCAGGGCGCGCTGGTCGGTATCGCGATGGTGCTGTCGGCGGTATTTATTCCGATGGCCTTCTTCGGCGGCTCTACCGGTGCGATCTATCGTCAGTTCTCCATCACTATCGTTTCAGCGATGGCGCTGTCGGTTCTGGTTGCGTTGATCCTGACCCCGGCCCTGTGTGCCACTATGCTGAAGCCGGTCGCCAAAGGCGATCACGGCGAAGGCAAGAAAGGCTTCTTCGGCTGGTTCAACCGCATGTTCGATAAGAGCACCAACCATTACACCGACAGCATAGGGAATATCCTGCGCAGTACCGGTCGTTATCTGCTGCTCTATATCATCATCGTTATTGGTATGGCCTACCTGTTCGTACGTCTGCCAAGCTCCTTCCTGCCGGACGAGGATCAGGGCGTGTTCCTGACCATGGTTCAGCTGCCTGCGGGCGCAACCCAGGAGCGTACGCAGAAGGTGCTGGATGAGGTGACGGACTACTACCTCAAAAACGAAAAAGCGAACGTAAACTCTGTGTTTGCGGTTAACGGTTTCGGTTTTGCAGGTCGTGGACAGAACACCGGTATCGCGTTCGTTTCCCTGAAAGAGTGGGGCGAGCGTCCGGGCGATGAAAACAAAGTGGATGCGATCACCGGTCGCGCTATGGGCACCTTCTCGCAGATTAAAGATGCGATGGTCTTCGCCTTTAACCTGCCGGCGATTGTTGATCTCGGTACGGCGACGGGCTTCGACTTCCAGCTGATCGACCAGGGCGGTCTTGGCCACGAGAAACTGACCCAGGCGCGTAACCAGCTGCTCGGCGAAGTCGGCAAGCGCTCTGATGTGCTGGTTGGCGTGCGTCCGAACGGTCTGGAAGATACGCCGCAGTTTAAAATCGATATCGACCAGGAAAAAGCGCAGGCGTTGGGTGTATCCATTAGCGATATTAATACCACCCTCGGCGCGGCATGGGGCGGCAGCTACGTAAACGACTTCATCGACCGTGGTCGTGTGAAAAAAGTTTACGTCATGTCAGAAGCCAAATACCGTATGTTGCCGGAAGATATTGGCAACTGGTATGTGCGCGGTAACGAAGGGCAGATGGTACCGTTGAACGCCTTTGCCACCACGCACTGGGAATACGGCTCACCACGTCTGGAACGCTATAACGGTTTACCGTCGATGGAAATTCTTGGCGAAGCCGCACCGGGTAAAAGTACCGGTGAAGCAATGGATCTGATGGAAGAACTGGCGGGCAAACTGCCGGCAGGCATCGGTTACGACTGGACGGGCATGTCCTATCAGGAACGCCTCTCCGGCAACCAGGCCCCTGCCCTGTATGCCATCTCGCTGATTGTCGTCTTCCTCTGTCTGGCGGCGCTGTACGAGAGCTGGTCGATTCCGTTCTCGGTCATGCTGGTGGTACCGCTGGGGGTACTGGGCGCGCTCCTTGCTGCGACCTTCCGCGGTCTGGGTAACGACGTTTACTTCCAGGTGGGCCTGCTGACAACCATTGGCTTGTCGGCGAAGAACGCGATATTAATCGTCGAATTCGCCAAGGATCTGATGGAGAAAGAAGGCAAAGGCCTGATCGAGGCGACGATGGAAGCGGTACGTATGCGTCTGCGTCCAATCCTCATGACCTCGCTGGCGTTTATCCTCGGCGTTATGCCGCTGGTTATCAGCTCGGGTGCCGGTTCCGGCGCGCAGAACGCCGTAGGTACTGGCGTAATGGGCGGGATGGTCACTGCGACCGTACTGGCTATCTTCTTCGTACCGGTGTTCTTTGTGGTGGTTCGCCGCCGCTTCAGCCGCAAATCGGAAGATATTGAGCATTCCCATAAGGTTGAGCACCATTAA